One stretch of Bombina bombina isolate aBomBom1 chromosome 7, aBomBom1.pri, whole genome shotgun sequence DNA includes these proteins:
- the LOC128636307 gene encoding zinc finger MYM-type protein 5-like produces the protein MPKLYKEKKSSGSAFRKRRAEKEKAGKQMSGDLKKYLTSHKIRKQDAPASEPVSNLADDPVDMDDDSSASAASYRQPITTQDAANLGDANAEERQEQGDDEQPSTSSASYIHSLEKTIDTEGSSDEEREELVQKEQSSTLETLDLSDPADWPAALTTSLRDAIARKGPAKQKTNVVFPKDASNGRFTKANYKRRLRNGEETFRNWLVYSVKMDKVFCFCCKLFATKTTTNLTCGGYNDWKNMSQILCIHEMSNSHLVAVRDWNGLCRRLGSGKTIDATYQRFLLAETQHWQNVVKRLVGIVKYLGRQCLAFRGSSETLYSENNGYYLQLVEMLGTFDMVMQEHLKQIKNKEMYQHYLGKDIQNKLISLIAK, from the coding sequence ATGCCAAAACTATATAAAGAAAAGAAATCCTCTGGATCAGCATTCAGAAAGAGACGAGCAGAGAAAGAAAAAGCTGGGAAGCAGATGTCTGGAGATTTAAAGAAGTACTTGACCTCTCACAAAATCAGAAAGCAAGATGCTCCTGCTTCAGAACCAGTTTCCAATCTGGCAGACGATCCAGTAGATATGGATGATGATTCTTCAGCATCAGCTGCATCATACAGACAGCCCATCACAACCCAAGACGCTGCTAATCTGGGTGATGCAAACGCAGAGGAAAGACAAGAACAAGGAGATGATGAGCAACCTTCAACATCATCTGCATCATATATACACTCTCTTGAAAAGACTATTGATACAGAAGGATCAAGTGATGAAGAAAGAGAAGAACTGGTGCAGAAGGAACAATCTTCTACTTTGGAGACTCTTGATTTGTCTGATCCAGCTGATTGGCCAGCTGCTCTCACCACCTCACTAAGGGATGCTATTGCCAGGAAAGGTCCTGCAAAGCAAAAAACAAATGTGGTTTTTCCCAAAGATGCATCCAATGGACGCTTTACTAAAGCAAATTACAAGCGACGGCTGCGAAACGGAGAAGAAACCTTTAGAAACTGGCTGGTTTATTCTGTTAAGATGgacaaagtgttttgtttttgttgtaagCTATTTGCAACTAAAACAACTACAAATTTGACATGCGGAGGATATAATGATTGGAAGAATATGTCTCAAATTCTTTGCATTCATGAAATGTCTAATTCTCATCTTGTTGCTGTAAGAGACTGGAATGGACTCTGTAGAAGACTTGGATCTGGAAAAACGATAGATGCTACTTACCAGAGATTTTTGTTAGCAGAAACACAGCATTGGCAAAATGTTGTTAAACGGCTTGTAGGAATAGTAAAGTACCTTGGTCGCCAGTGTTTAGCTTTCAGAGGTAGCAGTGAAACATTATATAGTGAAAATAATGGTTATTATCTGCAACTTGTGGAAATGCTGGGCACATTTGATATGGTTATGCAGGAACATCtgaagcaaattaaaaataagGAAATGTACCAACATTATTTGGGGAAGGACATTCAGAACAAACTAATCAGCCTTATAGCTAAATAA